The following are from one region of the Erwinia sp. SLM-02 genome:
- a CDS encoding NapC/NirT family cytochrome c has product MNYLRKEKRLKWLRALLLLLSGLVIGLLLVAGGVTVMHKTSDTAFCVSCHSMERPLAEYQGSVHFENHAGIRAGCADCHVPGEPVSYLLTKIAAVKDVYGEVTGSIDTEDKYNGHKLAMAESVWKTMKANDSATCRSCHRYDAMDILAQRPDARRAHPVAIDKNQTCIDCHRGVAHILPDMTSSNAAGASQLAALTAEVQPSDGTLYSIKTHSFVLQPGAINPAGTLFPSAPLIPLRREGSLTQARLEGWQQEGVTGVIYGAPGRRIIRAVLDESSQRQLKTLGSQTDSQTDTQWHHVALTAWFPSEVLIASQQKIWQYAADLMSTNCTGCHGLTALDHFTANQWIGVMKGMAPRTALNEEQLRILTLYAQNHASDMPAAQPSSQGRSHEK; this is encoded by the coding sequence ATGAATTATCTCAGGAAAGAGAAGAGGTTGAAGTGGCTGCGCGCCCTGCTGCTTCTACTGTCGGGCCTCGTCATCGGTCTGCTGCTGGTAGCCGGCGGCGTGACCGTGATGCATAAAACCAGCGATACGGCCTTTTGCGTCTCCTGCCACAGTATGGAAAGACCGCTGGCAGAGTATCAGGGCAGCGTTCATTTCGAAAACCACGCCGGTATTCGCGCCGGGTGCGCCGACTGCCACGTTCCCGGCGAACCCGTTTCCTACCTGCTGACCAAGATCGCCGCCGTGAAGGACGTTTACGGCGAAGTCACCGGCAGCATAGACACCGAGGATAAATACAACGGCCACAAGCTGGCGATGGCGGAGTCCGTGTGGAAGACCATGAAGGCGAACGACTCCGCGACCTGCCGCAGCTGTCACCGCTATGATGCGATGGACATCCTCGCCCAGCGGCCGGATGCCCGCAGGGCGCATCCCGTGGCGATCGACAAGAATCAAACCTGCATCGACTGCCATCGCGGCGTGGCGCATATTCTGCCGGATATGACCTCAAGCAACGCCGCCGGGGCCAGCCAGCTTGCCGCCCTGACTGCTGAAGTTCAACCGTCCGACGGCACGCTGTACAGCATCAAAACGCACTCTTTTGTGCTGCAGCCCGGTGCCATCAACCCCGCGGGCACGCTGTTCCCGTCTGCGCCGCTGATCCCACTACGTCGTGAAGGTTCGCTGACTCAGGCGCGCCTGGAAGGCTGGCAGCAGGAGGGCGTCACCGGCGTGATTTATGGCGCACCCGGCAGGCGGATTATTCGCGCGGTGCTGGATGAATCCAGCCAGCGGCAGTTGAAAACCCTCGGTTCGCAAACCGACAGCCAGACCGATACGCAGTGGCATCATGTGGCTCTGACCGCCTGGTTCCCTTCCGAAGTGCTGATCGCCAGCCAGCAAAAAATCTGGCAGTACGCTGCCGATCTGATGTCCACCAACTGCACCGGCTGCCACGGCCTCACCGCGCTGGATCACTTCACCGCCAATCAGTGGATTGGCGTTATGAAAGGTATGGCTCCACGCACCGCACTGAACGAGGAGCAGCTGCGCATCCTGACGCTGTATGCGCAAAACCATGCCAGCGATATGCCGGCCGCACAGCCCTCTTCACAAGGACGTTCTCATGAAAAATAA
- the torA gene encoding trimethylamine-N-oxide reductase TorA: MKNNLLSGLSRRRFLQMGSTLLAAGSVDMLFPRSAVARAVSQAMPLFAALRPAKKGILTSAHWGAFEAIVEKGKMVGVQPVQDDPAPNELIEMAPWQVHAANRITSPVVRKSWLEHGPGSRTDLRGRDEWVKVSWDKAIQLVSDEIRRLQSEYGPSSIYAGSCGWKSTGMLHNCRALLHRLMNLSGGFLSYGGDYSTGAAQVIMSHVVGSTEVYDQQTTWPNVIEHSELVVLWGCNPYTTLKNSWNVPDHVGLEGFAALAKKGTRVIAIDPVNNSGSKRLNAEWIAPHAYTDAAMLLGIAHTLLSEKLHDEAFLQRYTTGFEAFRASLLGAHDGVAKTAEWASQICGVAAETLRQLARDMAEKRTMIMAGWGIQRQHHGEQPHWLLVTVAAMLGQIGLPGGGFGFSYHYSSGGSPTAKGGILSGISAGQAPQNSPAPVPVARMADCLANPGKTIDYNGRQVTYPDVKMVYVAGSNPLVHQQDTNNLRRAMQHPETIIVHEPWWTPTAKFADIVLPCTTSYERNDMDMGGDYSQRYVFPMHQCVPPQHESRNDFDIFRDIAARLGVEQAFTEGRDEMLWLKFMYDNMKTQARNAGVPLPPFDRFWPSNNYIRFPVPQENKNWVRYADFRADPLLNPLGTPSGRIEIFSRTVAKMNYEDCPGLPGWFPPEEWHGCPGAARYPLSLNTSHPAHRLHSQLDNTPLRDKYAVSDREAILMNTQDAAARQIQSGDLVRAFNDRGQILVGAEVSDDIRPGVVRVCEGAWYDPADPAESKTLCKNGSVNCLTFDIGSSRLAQANCGHMTQLEVEKYCGEEQKNTAHSVPFGT, translated from the coding sequence ATGAAAAATAACCTCCTCTCCGGCCTGTCGCGCCGCCGCTTTCTGCAAATGGGCAGTACGCTGCTGGCCGCCGGTTCAGTCGATATGCTGTTCCCCCGCTCCGCCGTTGCCCGGGCGGTAAGCCAGGCGATGCCGCTGTTTGCCGCGCTGCGCCCGGCGAAAAAGGGCATCCTGACGTCCGCCCACTGGGGCGCTTTTGAAGCCATTGTGGAGAAGGGCAAAATGGTGGGCGTGCAGCCGGTTCAGGACGATCCGGCCCCCAACGAACTGATTGAGATGGCACCGTGGCAGGTTCACGCCGCCAACCGCATCACGTCGCCGGTAGTGCGTAAAAGCTGGCTGGAACATGGCCCGGGTAGCCGTACCGATCTCCGTGGCCGTGATGAATGGGTGAAAGTCAGCTGGGATAAAGCCATTCAGCTGGTCAGCGATGAGATCCGTCGTCTGCAGTCAGAGTATGGGCCATCGTCGATTTATGCCGGTTCGTGCGGCTGGAAAAGCACCGGCATGCTGCATAACTGCCGGGCGCTGCTGCATCGTCTGATGAACCTGAGCGGCGGCTTTCTCAGCTACGGCGGTGACTACTCCACCGGCGCTGCGCAGGTCATTATGTCGCACGTTGTGGGGTCGACCGAGGTATACGATCAGCAAACCACCTGGCCCAACGTGATTGAGCACAGCGAGCTGGTGGTGCTCTGGGGTTGCAATCCTTACACCACGCTGAAAAACAGCTGGAACGTGCCGGATCACGTCGGGCTGGAAGGCTTTGCCGCGCTGGCGAAAAAAGGCACGCGCGTGATCGCCATCGATCCCGTCAACAATTCGGGATCAAAGCGGCTGAATGCGGAGTGGATTGCGCCCCATGCCTATACCGACGCGGCGATGCTGCTGGGCATTGCTCACACCCTGCTGAGCGAAAAACTGCACGACGAGGCGTTCCTGCAGCGCTATACCACCGGCTTTGAAGCATTTCGCGCAAGCCTGCTCGGCGCGCACGATGGCGTGGCCAAAACGGCGGAATGGGCCAGTCAAATCTGCGGGGTCGCAGCGGAAACGCTGCGCCAGCTGGCGCGCGACATGGCGGAAAAGCGCACGATGATTATGGCGGGCTGGGGCATTCAGCGTCAGCATCACGGGGAACAGCCGCACTGGCTGCTGGTCACCGTGGCCGCCATGCTTGGGCAGATTGGCCTGCCCGGCGGGGGCTTCGGCTTCAGTTACCACTACTCCTCGGGGGGCAGCCCGACGGCAAAAGGCGGTATTCTTTCAGGCATCAGCGCCGGGCAGGCACCGCAGAACTCACCGGCCCCGGTCCCGGTGGCCAGAATGGCCGACTGCCTGGCGAATCCGGGGAAAACGATTGACTACAATGGCCGCCAGGTCACCTATCCCGACGTGAAAATGGTCTACGTCGCCGGCAGTAACCCACTGGTTCACCAGCAGGACACGAACAATCTGCGCCGGGCGATGCAGCACCCGGAAACCATCATTGTGCATGAGCCGTGGTGGACGCCCACGGCAAAATTTGCCGATATTGTCCTGCCCTGCACCACCAGCTACGAACGCAATGATATGGATATGGGCGGCGACTACTCCCAGCGCTATGTTTTTCCGATGCATCAGTGCGTACCGCCGCAGCACGAGTCGCGTAACGACTTCGACATCTTCCGCGATATTGCCGCCCGGCTCGGGGTTGAGCAGGCCTTTACCGAGGGGCGGGATGAGATGCTGTGGCTGAAATTCATGTACGACAACATGAAGACCCAGGCCCGCAATGCCGGGGTGCCGCTGCCGCCGTTCGATCGGTTCTGGCCGTCGAATAACTACATTCGCTTCCCGGTACCGCAGGAGAACAAAAACTGGGTCCGCTACGCCGACTTCCGCGCCGATCCGCTGCTTAACCCGCTGGGTACGCCGAGTGGACGCATCGAAATTTTCTCCCGCACCGTGGCGAAAATGAATTATGAAGACTGCCCGGGGCTGCCGGGCTGGTTCCCGCCGGAAGAGTGGCACGGCTGCCCCGGTGCGGCACGCTATCCGCTGTCGCTGAACACCTCTCACCCGGCGCACCGCCTGCACTCGCAGCTGGATAACACGCCGCTGAGAGATAAATATGCCGTCAGCGACCGGGAGGCAATTCTGATGAACACTCAGGATGCCGCTGCCCGCCAGATCCAGTCCGGCGACCTGGTTCGCGCGTTTAACGATCGCGGGCAGATTCTGGTCGGTGCTGAGGTCAGTGACGATATCCGCCCGGGTGTGGTTCGCGTCTGCGAGGGGGCCTGGTATGACCCTGCCGATCCGGCCGAATCGAAAACCCTGTGTAAAAACGGCAGCGTAAACTGCCTGACTTTTGATATCGGTTCCTCCCGGTTAGCGCAGGCTAACTGCGGGCATATGACCCAGCTGGAGGTGGAAAAATATTGCGGCGAGGAGCAAAAAAACACCGCACATTCGGTGCCTTTTGGTACATAA
- a CDS encoding DNA-3-methyladenine glycosylase I, which yields MQRCGWVSEDPLYIAYHDREWGVPHHDARSLFEMICLEGQVAGLSWLTVLKKRENYRQHFHHFDVQAVARMDEGDIERLMQESGIIRHRGKIAAIIANARALLAMEAAGESFRDFVWGFVNGEQQVTRFSHYREAPTTNAASDALSKALKKRGFKFVGSTTCYSFMQACGLISEHTTDCFCHPDNIK from the coding sequence ATGCAACGCTGTGGCTGGGTATCTGAAGATCCGCTTTATATCGCCTATCACGATCGCGAGTGGGGCGTTCCCCACCATGACGCACGCTCGCTGTTTGAGATGATCTGCCTGGAAGGCCAGGTTGCCGGACTGTCGTGGCTGACCGTACTGAAAAAACGTGAAAACTATCGTCAGCATTTTCATCATTTCGATGTTCAGGCGGTGGCCCGAATGGATGAAGGCGATATTGAACGGCTGATGCAGGAAAGCGGCATCATCCGCCACCGGGGAAAAATTGCGGCGATTATCGCCAACGCCCGCGCGCTGCTGGCGATGGAAGCCGCCGGTGAATCATTCCGGGACTTCGTCTGGGGCTTTGTGAACGGCGAGCAGCAGGTCACCCGCTTCAGCCACTACCGTGAGGCACCGACCACCAACGCGGCCTCAGATGCACTTTCCAAAGCGCTGAAAAAACGCGGATTTAAGTTTGTGGGATCCACCACCTGTTACTCCTTTATGCAGGCCTGCGGATTGATCAGTGAACACACCACGGACTGTTTTTGCCACCCGGATAACATTAAATAG
- a CDS encoding OmpA family lipoprotein, translating into MKKSVITLSLILSGTLALAGCTTNPYTGEREAGKSGIGAGLGAAVGAGVGMLSSSKKDRGKGALIGAAAGAALGGGAGYYMDVQEAKLRDKMKGTGVSVTRNGDNIVLNMPSNVTFDSSSSTLKPAGANTLTGVAMVLKEYPKTAVNIIGYTDSTGSRQLNMSLSQQRADSVGSSLITQGVAANRIRTSGMGPDNPVASNTTAEGKAQNRRVEITLSPLQ; encoded by the coding sequence ATGAAAAAAAGCGTCATCACTCTTTCCCTGATATTGAGCGGCACGCTTGCGCTGGCCGGTTGTACCACTAACCCTTACACCGGCGAGCGTGAGGCAGGGAAGTCCGGTATCGGCGCGGGTCTCGGTGCCGCGGTAGGCGCAGGCGTAGGCATGCTCTCCTCCTCGAAAAAGGATCGGGGTAAAGGCGCGCTGATTGGTGCCGCCGCGGGAGCCGCTCTCGGCGGCGGCGCAGGTTACTACATGGACGTGCAGGAAGCGAAGCTGCGCGACAAAATGAAAGGAACCGGCGTGAGCGTGACCCGCAACGGCGACAATATCGTGCTGAATATGCCGAGTAACGTCACCTTTGACAGCAGCAGCAGTACGCTGAAACCGGCCGGGGCCAATACGCTGACCGGCGTGGCTATGGTCCTGAAGGAGTACCCGAAAACGGCCGTGAACATTATCGGTTACACCGACAGCACCGGCAGCCGCCAGCTGAATATGTCGCTCTCGCAGCAGCGTGCGGACAGCGTCGGCAGCTCGCTGATTACGCAGGGCGTTGCCGCTAACCGCATTCGCACCAGCGGTATGGGGCCGGACAACCCCGTGGCGTCGAACACCACCGCCGAAGGGAAAGCCCAGAACCGTCGTGTAGAAATTACCCTCAGCCCGCTGCAGTAA
- a CDS encoding LacI family DNA-binding transcriptional regulator, translating to MSLKDIAAALGLSVTTISRALNGYDDVAEETRLRIQQEARRRGYRPNTVARSLKTGKPNALGLLFPSSPLPFNGTSFVDVIGAIAQALAEREVDLLIVADTPDNDHRSLQRMLRSRYVSGLIVAHTARHDGRLVKLQQLDFPFLAMGRSELTAPYAWFDFDHDTGPRLAVDHYVARGLPRIAWLGSHLDLTFVGQRREGYLNAMRRHGLASDLCWRTEPSRLEGYRLTRHLLSLPHPPQALIADSSSLGEGAAIALRETGRLTGPERIELMVYNGLPADSVIDVPVASIAQATWPAIGQQAAEMALRLMAGDPITTLQVLWQPELKIP from the coding sequence ATGTCACTTAAAGATATCGCCGCCGCCCTGGGGCTGTCCGTTACGACCATCAGCCGCGCGCTTAACGGCTATGATGATGTGGCGGAAGAAACGCGCCTGCGTATTCAACAGGAAGCCCGACGGCGAGGATATCGCCCTAATACGGTCGCGCGCAGCCTGAAAACCGGCAAACCCAACGCGCTTGGACTGTTGTTTCCCTCCTCGCCTCTTCCCTTTAACGGTACCAGTTTTGTCGATGTCATTGGCGCTATTGCCCAGGCGCTGGCCGAGCGGGAAGTGGATCTACTGATCGTCGCCGACACGCCTGATAACGACCATCGCTCCCTGCAGCGAATGCTGCGATCGCGCTATGTCAGCGGCCTGATCGTGGCGCACACCGCGCGGCATGACGGCCGGCTGGTTAAACTCCAGCAGTTGGATTTTCCGTTCCTGGCGATGGGCCGCAGCGAACTGACCGCCCCTTACGCCTGGTTCGATTTCGATCATGACACCGGTCCGCGCCTGGCGGTGGATCACTACGTTGCCCGGGGCTTACCGCGTATCGCGTGGCTCGGCAGCCACCTCGATCTGACCTTCGTCGGCCAGCGGCGCGAAGGCTATCTGAACGCGATGCGGCGGCACGGTTTAGCCAGCGATCTTTGCTGGCGGACAGAACCGAGTCGTCTGGAAGGTTATCGCCTGACGCGTCACTTATTATCCCTGCCGCACCCCCCGCAGGCGCTGATCGCCGACTCCAGTTCGCTCGGCGAAGGCGCGGCGATCGCCCTGCGCGAGACGGGCCGCCTGACCGGTCCTGAACGTATTGAACTGATGGTCTACAACGGGTTGCCTGCCGACTCGGTGATCGACGTGCCCGTCGCCAGTATCGCTCAGGCGACCTGGCCTGCGATTGGGCAACAGGCGGCAGAAATGGCGCTACGGCTGATGGCCGGCGATCCCATCACCACCCTGCAGGTGCTGTGGCAGCCGGAGCTGAAAATACCCTGA
- a CDS encoding LacI family DNA-binding transcriptional regulator translates to MNNKAAKATISDVAREARTGKTSVSRYLNGEFSALSDDLKQRIEAAISALNYRPSQMARGLKRGRTRLIGLIIADITNPYSVDVLSGIESACRSHGFTLLMCNTNNEVDLEQYYLNLLNSYQVEGIVVNAVGMREEALNQLQKSLLPMVLIDRKIPDFVCDVVGLDNRAAALQATEHLLSQGYRALLFISEPLGLVNTRLERIHAFHERMAQQPGMVAEHAEVTLDDETRMQQVLSDFYQRHQGAPCAVMAVNGALTLQVARALRRLNLSWGEQLGLLGFDELEWAELAGVGITTLRQPTWQIGYAALEQVISRIEGGEQPLHEQVFAGELVVRGSTQPISR, encoded by the coding sequence ATGAATAACAAGGCCGCCAAAGCTACTATCAGCGACGTCGCAAGAGAAGCCCGCACCGGTAAAACCAGCGTATCTCGCTATCTGAACGGTGAATTCAGCGCGCTTTCTGACGATCTGAAACAGCGCATCGAAGCCGCTATCAGCGCGCTAAACTATCGCCCCAGCCAGATGGCGCGTGGCCTGAAGCGTGGGCGGACCCGGCTCATCGGCCTGATTATCGCGGATATCACCAACCCTTATTCCGTGGACGTGCTGAGCGGTATTGAGTCCGCCTGCCGCAGCCACGGCTTCACGCTGCTGATGTGTAATACCAATAATGAAGTCGACCTTGAGCAGTATTACCTCAATCTGCTGAACAGCTACCAGGTCGAAGGCATTGTGGTCAACGCGGTGGGCATGCGCGAAGAAGCGCTGAATCAGCTGCAGAAATCGCTGCTGCCGATGGTGCTTATTGACCGAAAAATACCGGATTTTGTCTGCGATGTGGTCGGTCTGGATAACCGCGCGGCCGCGCTGCAGGCTACCGAGCATCTGCTGTCCCAGGGCTATCGCGCGCTGCTGTTTATCAGCGAACCGCTTGGCCTGGTCAACACCCGGCTGGAGCGTATTCACGCTTTTCATGAGCGCATGGCACAGCAGCCCGGGATGGTTGCCGAACACGCCGAAGTGACGCTGGACGATGAAACCCGCATGCAGCAGGTGCTGAGCGATTTCTATCAGCGTCACCAGGGCGCACCCTGCGCGGTGATGGCCGTCAACGGGGCACTGACGCTACAGGTTGCCCGCGCGCTGCGGCGGCTGAACCTGAGCTGGGGCGAGCAGCTCGGCCTGTTGGGCTTTGACGAGCTGGAGTGGGCCGAGCTGGCGGGCGTAGGCATTACCACCCTCAGGCAGCCCACCTGGCAGATTGGCTATGCCGCACTGGAGCAGGTTATCAGCCGCATAGAGGGCGGAGAGCAGCCGCTGCACGAACAGGTTTTTGCCGGTGAACTGGTGGTGCGCGGCTCAACCCAGCCGATCTCCCGTTAG
- a CDS encoding sugar phosphate isomerase/epimerase family protein: MKREVIVVTAAYGNQRVRELGGQQALLPIVAAAGADGVEIRRELLDEHELSQLSALGADIAAKKLIAFYSVPEALFTEEGALNPHLDTHFLEAGQLNAQLIKYSLGNYRHDFDSAELRSKLAGKKVHLVVENDQTEYGKFAALDAFFHTCGESRICNGMTFDTGNWLWVGDRPLPAAESLSRYVSYIHVKAAVPHGDSWRAIPLDEADNLWRETLALLPADVPRAIEFPLEGPDLVAVTRHYVDLLREA; encoded by the coding sequence ATGAAAAGAGAAGTTATCGTTGTCACCGCCGCCTACGGCAATCAACGGGTCCGTGAGCTGGGCGGCCAGCAGGCACTGCTGCCGATCGTTGCTGCCGCAGGCGCAGACGGCGTGGAAATTCGCCGCGAGCTGCTGGATGAGCACGAACTGAGCCAGCTTTCCGCGCTGGGCGCAGACATTGCCGCAAAAAAACTGATCGCCTTCTACTCCGTGCCGGAAGCGCTGTTTACCGAAGAGGGCGCGCTGAACCCGCATCTGGACACGCATTTCTTGGAAGCCGGGCAACTGAATGCCCAGCTGATTAAATATTCGCTGGGAAACTATCGTCATGATTTCGACAGCGCCGAACTACGCAGCAAGCTCGCCGGTAAGAAAGTGCACCTGGTGGTGGAAAACGACCAGACCGAATACGGCAAATTCGCCGCCCTTGATGCCTTTTTCCATACCTGCGGCGAAAGCCGTATCTGCAACGGCATGACCTTTGATACCGGCAACTGGCTGTGGGTTGGCGACAGGCCGCTTCCGGCGGCGGAAAGCCTGAGCCGCTACGTCAGCTACATCCACGTCAAAGCGGCGGTGCCCCACGGCGACAGCTGGCGTGCCATTCCGCTTGATGAGGCCGATAACCTGTGGCGCGAGACGCTCGCCCTGCTGCCGGCGGACGTGCCGCGCGCCATTGAATTCCCCCTGGAAGGCCCGGACCTGGTGGCGGTAACCCGTCACTATGTTGACCTGCTGCGCGAGGCATAA
- a CDS encoding sugar kinase, producing MTTHTNGTLDVVTIGEAMAMFVAAESGDLASVEKFTKRIAGAELNVAIGLARLGLKVGWVSRVGDDSFGRFTCQQLDREGVDRQQVTLDARFPTGFQLKSKVDDGSDPLVEYFRKGSAASHLSCDDFNRDYFGAARHLHLSGVAAALSGSSLALAKHAAKEMKAMGKTISFDPNLRPVLWSSEREMVTQLNALASHADWVLPGIKEGTILTGYDQPEAIADFYLAMGVKAVIIKTGCEGAWFKTADGMKDRVAAIATTNVVDTVGAGDGFAVGTISALLEGKSLPAAIRRGNKIGSLAIQAIGDSEGLPTRAALGDF from the coding sequence ATGACGACCCATACTAACGGCACGCTGGATGTTGTCACGATCGGTGAAGCCATGGCGATGTTTGTCGCGGCGGAGAGCGGCGATCTGGCATCGGTTGAAAAATTTACCAAACGCATTGCCGGTGCCGAACTGAACGTGGCGATCGGCCTGGCGCGCCTCGGCCTGAAAGTGGGCTGGGTCAGCCGTGTCGGCGATGACTCGTTTGGCCGCTTTACCTGCCAGCAGCTGGATCGGGAAGGCGTCGATCGCCAGCAGGTAACGCTGGATGCACGTTTCCCCACCGGCTTTCAGCTGAAGTCGAAAGTGGACGATGGCTCCGATCCGCTGGTGGAATATTTCCGTAAAGGTTCCGCCGCCAGCCATCTCTCCTGCGACGACTTTAACCGCGACTACTTCGGTGCCGCGCGCCATCTGCACCTCAGCGGCGTAGCTGCGGCGCTCTCCGGCAGCTCGCTGGCCCTGGCGAAACATGCCGCGAAGGAGATGAAGGCGATGGGCAAAACGATCTCCTTTGACCCCAATCTGCGTCCGGTACTCTGGTCCAGCGAACGGGAAATGGTAACGCAGCTGAACGCGCTGGCTTCCCATGCCGACTGGGTTCTGCCGGGCATCAAAGAGGGAACAATCCTGACCGGCTATGACCAGCCGGAAGCCATCGCCGACTTCTATCTGGCGATGGGTGTAAAAGCGGTGATTATCAAAACCGGCTGCGAAGGCGCGTGGTTTAAAACCGCTGACGGCATGAAAGATCGGGTAGCGGCGATCGCCACCACCAACGTGGTGGATACCGTCGGTGCAGGCGATGGCTTTGCGGTAGGGACGATCAGCGCCCTGCTGGAAGGAAAATCGCTGCCTGCGGCTATCCGCCGCGGCAATAAAATCGGTTCCCTGGCTATCCAGGCGATCGGTGACAGCGAAGGACTGCCAACCCGGGCGGCACTGGGCGATTTTTAA
- a CDS encoding MFS transporter yields the protein MNEQTKQTIAPKRWWYIMPIVFITYSLAYLDRANFSFASAAGINEDLGITKGISSLLGALFFLGYFFFQIPGAIYAERRSVKKLVFWCLVLWGGCASLTGMVSNIPMLAMIRFTLGVVEAAVMPAMLIYISNWFTKSERSRANTFLILGNPVTVLWMSVVSGYLINAFGWREMFIIEGFPAVIWAVAWWFLVQDKPSQAKWLSDAEKAALQAQLQKEQENLKAVRNYSEAFKSRNVILLCAQYFAWSIGVYGFVLWLPSILRNGTQMGIIEAGWLSAVPYLAATIAMIVVSWASDKLQNRKLFVWPLLLIGALAFLGSYLVGSDNFWLSYALLVIAGASMYAPYGPFFAIIPEMLPRNVAGGAMALINSMGALGSFLGSWVVGYLNGATGSPSASYIFMGSALLVAVWLTLIVKPSQEQQTPLPDNAKHA from the coding sequence ATGAACGAGCAGACTAAGCAGACAATCGCGCCAAAACGCTGGTGGTACATCATGCCCATCGTGTTTATCACCTACAGCCTGGCGTATCTGGACAGGGCGAACTTCAGCTTCGCCTCCGCCGCAGGGATTAATGAGGATCTCGGCATCACCAAGGGCATTTCTTCCCTGCTGGGTGCGCTGTTCTTCCTCGGCTACTTCTTTTTCCAGATCCCCGGCGCGATCTATGCGGAACGCCGCAGCGTGAAAAAACTGGTGTTCTGGTGCCTCGTCCTGTGGGGCGGCTGCGCCTCGCTGACCGGGATGGTGAGCAATATTCCGATGCTGGCGATGATTCGCTTTACGCTCGGCGTGGTGGAGGCGGCGGTGATGCCGGCGATGCTGATTTATATCAGCAACTGGTTTACCAAATCCGAACGCTCGCGCGCCAATACCTTCCTGATCCTCGGCAACCCGGTGACCGTACTGTGGATGTCGGTGGTTTCCGGCTATCTGATTAACGCCTTCGGCTGGCGTGAAATGTTTATTATTGAGGGCTTCCCGGCGGTGATCTGGGCCGTGGCCTGGTGGTTCCTGGTGCAGGATAAACCGTCGCAGGCGAAGTGGCTGAGCGATGCGGAAAAAGCCGCGCTGCAGGCACAGCTGCAAAAAGAGCAGGAAAACCTGAAAGCGGTACGCAACTACTCAGAAGCGTTTAAGTCGCGCAACGTTATCCTGCTGTGCGCGCAGTATTTTGCCTGGAGCATCGGCGTGTACGGTTTTGTGCTGTGGCTGCCTTCCATTCTGCGTAACGGCACGCAGATGGGCATCATTGAAGCCGGATGGCTGTCGGCGGTGCCGTATCTGGCGGCGACCATTGCGATGATCGTGGTTTCCTGGGCCTCCGATAAGTTACAAAACCGCAAATTGTTTGTCTGGCCGTTACTGTTGATTGGTGCATTAGCCTTTTTAGGCTCATATTTGGTGGGTTCCGATAATTTCTGGCTGTCCTATGCGCTGCTGGTCATCGCCGGGGCGTCAATGTATGCACCTTATGGTCCCTTCTTTGCCATCATTCCGGAAATGCTGCCGCGCAACGTTGCCGGGGGCGCAATGGCATTGATCAACTCGATGGGGGCGCTGGGTTCATTCCTCGGCTCCTGGGTGGTGGGATATCTCAACGGTGCCACCGGAAGTCCATCTGCCTCCTATATCTTTATGGGAAGCGCATTACTGGTCGCCGTGTGGCTGACGCTGATCGTCAAGCCGTCGCAGGAACAGCAGACGCCGCTGCCTGATAATGCAAAACATGCTTAA